AAACTCAAGGCCGGGCGACAGGGGCTTCGTTTACTCCTTGTGCCGGATACTGGTGTCCCTGATCTTCAACCCAAGCTATTGGATCAGATGGAGATTACCTTCAGCGTCAGCAATGGTGAGTCGGCACAGCGGCTAGCAAAAATGCTCCTAGCCCAGAATCCACAGGCAGTGCAGCTGCAGATAAATCGAACCGATATCCCTCATCTCTGGCTTCAGACGCTCAATAAGCGGCAAATCTCAGGGCAAGTTGGGACTGAAATGCTGACGGGGCTGATGGTGGCAAAAACTGAAATTTTGCAGGAGATGCTCAGCCAAGTGCTAGGAGGGGATCCATCGTTAAGTAAGGGGCTATTACTCGCAGCTGGACGGGTGAATGTTGTTCACTATGCCAAATCACAGCCGCTGCCTATTTTGCAGGCGATGAACTTTGCTGATTTTGCTCTTTCACAAAGAGGATCAATGTTATGCGCATCTTAGTAACCGGTGCTGCTGGGTTTATTGGGTTCCATTTGGCTCAGCGCCTTTTGCATGATGGGGTGCAGGTGTACGGCATCGATAACCTTAATGATTATTATGATGTCAATCTCAAGCAGGCCCGCTTGGCTCAGCTCCGGTCGCACCCTAACTTTCAGTTTCAGTGTTTTGATCTAAGCGATCGCAACTCCACAGCAGCCCTATTTTCTGAACAAACCTTCGATTGCGTCGTTCATCTCGCGGCTCAGGCAGGGGTTAGATACTCAATAAAAAATCCTGATGCCTACATAGACAGCAATATTGTGGGTTTTGCCAATGTTCTAGAAGGCTGTCGTCATCAAAAAATTGCGCACCTAGTGTTTGCTTCCTCTAGCTCGGTATATGGAGCTAGTCACAAAGTGCCGTCCTCCGTTGAAGACAACGTAGATCATCCGGTTTCTCTCTACGCGGCGACCAAGAAAGCCAATGAGCTGATGGCCCATTCCTACAGTCATTTATACGACTTACCTGTGACGGGACTCAGGTTC
The Acaryochloris thomasi RCC1774 genome window above contains:
- a CDS encoding NAD-dependent epimerase, whose translation is MRILVTGAAGFIGFHLAQRLLHDGVQVYGIDNLNDYYDVNLKQARLAQLRSHPNFQFQCFDLSDRNSTAALFSEQTFDCVVHLAAQAGVRYSIKNPDAYIDSNIVGFANVLEGCRHQKIAHLVFASSSSVYGASHKVPSSVEDNVDHPVSLYAATKKANELMAHSYSHLYDLPVTGLRFFTVYGPWGRPDMAYFAFVDAIASNQPIDVYNHGYMERDFTYIDDVIEGIVRVIHRPPQTSAAPYKIYNIGNHTPVNLLRFIEVIEAELGKTAQKNWLPMQPGDVPITYADVTDLMQDTGFQPQTSLEDGIHAFVEWYHTYHTVKLHSLRHYSVRPRCA